Proteins found in one Macaca mulatta isolate MMU2019108-1 chromosome Y, T2T-MMU8v2.0, whole genome shotgun sequence genomic segment:
- the LOC720406 gene encoding S-geranylgeranyl-glutathione receptor P2RY8 isoform X2, translating to MHVPNSTGPDNATLQMLRNPTIAVALPVVYSLVALVSIPGNLFSLWVLCRRIGPKSPSVIFMINLSVTDLMLASVLPFQIYYHCNRNHWVFGVLLCNVVTVAFYANMYSSILTMTCISVERFLGVLYPLSSKRWRRRRYAVAACAGTWLLLLAALSPLARTDLTYPVHALGIVTCFDVLKWTMLPSVAMWAVFLFTIFILLFLIPFVVTVACYTATILKLLRTEEAHGREQRRRAVGLAVVVLLAFVTCFAPNNFVLLAHIVGRLFYGKSYYHVYKLTLCLSCLNNCLDPFVYYFASREFQLRLREYLGCRQVPGDPLDTRRESLFSARTTSVRSEAGAHPEGLEGAPRPGLMRQESEF from the coding sequence ATGCACGTCCCAAACAGCACCGGCCCGGACAACGCGACGCTGCAGATGCTCCGGAACCCGACGATCGCGGTGGCCCTGCCGGTGGTGTACTCGCTGGTGGCGCTGGTCAGCATCCCGGGGAACCTGTTCTCCCTGTGGGTCCTGTGCCGACGCATCGGGCCCAAATCCCCGTCGGTCATCTTCATGATCAACCTGAGCGTCACGGACCTGATGCTGGCCAGCGTGCTGCCGTTCCAGATCTACTACCACTGCAATCGCAACCACTGGGTGTTCGGCGTGCTGCTGTGCAACGTGGTCACCGTGGCCTTTTACGCAAACATGTACTCCAGCATCCTCACCATGACGTGCATCAGCGTGGAGCGCTTCCTGGGGGTCCTGTACCCGCTCAGCTCCAAGCGCTGGCGCCGTCGTCGTTACGCGGTGGCCGCGTGCGCCGGGACCTGGCTGTTGCTCCTGGCCGCCCTGTCCCCGCTGGCGCGCACCGACCTCACCTACCCGGTGCACGCCCTGGGCATCGTCACCTGCTTCGATGTCCTCAAGTGGACGATGCTCCCCAGCGTGGCCATGTGGGCCGTGTTCCTCTTCACCATCTTCATCCTGCTGTTCCTCATCCCCTTCGTGGTCACCGTGGCCTGTTACACGGCCACCATCCTCAAGCTGTTACGCACGGAGGAGGCGCACGGCCGGGAGCAGCGGAGGCGCGCGGTGGGCCTGGCCGTGGTGGTCCTGCTGGCCTTTGTCACCTGCTTCGCCCCCAACAACTTCGTGCTCCTGGCGCACATCGTGGGTCGCCTGTTCTACGGCAAGAGTTACTACCACGTCTACAAGCTCACGCTGTGTCTCAGCTGCCTCAACAACTGTCTGGACCCGTTTGTGTATTACTTTGCCTCCCGGGAATTCCAGCTGCGCCTGCGGGAATATCTGGGCTGCCGTCAGGTGCCCGGAGACCCCCTGGACACGCGCCGCGAGAGCCTCTTCTCCGCCAGGACCACGTCCGTGCGCTCCGAGGCCGGTGCGCACCCCGAAGGGCTGGAGGGAGCCCCCAGGCCCGGCCTCATGAGGCAGGAGAGCGAGTTCTGA
- the LOC720406 gene encoding S-geranylgeranyl-glutathione receptor P2RY8 isoform X1 has translation MEETGSRLRTHVPTLLGPRGALPAATSPPAPLSRAPFPLQSPGEDPSRMHVPNSTGPDNATLQMLRNPTIAVALPVVYSLVALVSIPGNLFSLWVLCRRIGPKSPSVIFMINLSVTDLMLASVLPFQIYYHCNRNHWVFGVLLCNVVTVAFYANMYSSILTMTCISVERFLGVLYPLSSKRWRRRRYAVAACAGTWLLLLAALSPLARTDLTYPVHALGIVTCFDVLKWTMLPSVAMWAVFLFTIFILLFLIPFVVTVACYTATILKLLRTEEAHGREQRRRAVGLAVVVLLAFVTCFAPNNFVLLAHIVGRLFYGKSYYHVYKLTLCLSCLNNCLDPFVYYFASREFQLRLREYLGCRQVPGDPLDTRRESLFSARTTSVRSEAGAHPEGLEGAPRPGLMRQESEF, from the coding sequence ATGGAGGAGACAGGGAGCCGTCTGCGAACGCACGTCCCCACCCTCCTTGGTCCCCGGGGAGCCCTCCCGGCAGCCACCTCCCCGCCCGCGCCCCTGAGCCGTGCGCCCTTCCCTCTGCAGAGCCCGGGCGAGGACCCCTCCAGGATGCACGTCCCAAACAGCACCGGCCCGGACAACGCGACGCTGCAGATGCTCCGGAACCCGACGATCGCGGTGGCCCTGCCGGTGGTGTACTCGCTGGTGGCGCTGGTCAGCATCCCGGGGAACCTGTTCTCCCTGTGGGTCCTGTGCCGACGCATCGGGCCCAAATCCCCGTCGGTCATCTTCATGATCAACCTGAGCGTCACGGACCTGATGCTGGCCAGCGTGCTGCCGTTCCAGATCTACTACCACTGCAATCGCAACCACTGGGTGTTCGGCGTGCTGCTGTGCAACGTGGTCACCGTGGCCTTTTACGCAAACATGTACTCCAGCATCCTCACCATGACGTGCATCAGCGTGGAGCGCTTCCTGGGGGTCCTGTACCCGCTCAGCTCCAAGCGCTGGCGCCGTCGTCGTTACGCGGTGGCCGCGTGCGCCGGGACCTGGCTGTTGCTCCTGGCCGCCCTGTCCCCGCTGGCGCGCACCGACCTCACCTACCCGGTGCACGCCCTGGGCATCGTCACCTGCTTCGATGTCCTCAAGTGGACGATGCTCCCCAGCGTGGCCATGTGGGCCGTGTTCCTCTTCACCATCTTCATCCTGCTGTTCCTCATCCCCTTCGTGGTCACCGTGGCCTGTTACACGGCCACCATCCTCAAGCTGTTACGCACGGAGGAGGCGCACGGCCGGGAGCAGCGGAGGCGCGCGGTGGGCCTGGCCGTGGTGGTCCTGCTGGCCTTTGTCACCTGCTTCGCCCCCAACAACTTCGTGCTCCTGGCGCACATCGTGGGTCGCCTGTTCTACGGCAAGAGTTACTACCACGTCTACAAGCTCACGCTGTGTCTCAGCTGCCTCAACAACTGTCTGGACCCGTTTGTGTATTACTTTGCCTCCCGGGAATTCCAGCTGCGCCTGCGGGAATATCTGGGCTGCCGTCAGGTGCCCGGAGACCCCCTGGACACGCGCCGCGAGAGCCTCTTCTCCGCCAGGACCACGTCCGTGCGCTCCGAGGCCGGTGCGCACCCCGAAGGGCTGGAGGGAGCCCCCAGGCCCGGCCTCATGAGGCAGGAGAGCGAGTTCTGA